Proteins from one Thioflavicoccus mobilis 8321 genomic window:
- a CDS encoding Uma2 family endonuclease: MNAVLELPRYRFSRVQFERMVDAGVFGPDDRLELLDGEIIDMAPQKSRHATAVTLVGDMLRAAFGTGVTVRIQLPFCLDDHSEPEPDVAVVPGDPRSYRDAHPSQALLLCEVADSTLAYDHGKKLAAYARAGIPEYWILDLEAERLEVFRRPDAGTYAERTVHSSAEAIAPLARPTQGLLVKEMLP; the protein is encoded by the coding sequence ATGAATGCCGTCTTGGAATTGCCCAGGTATCGATTCAGCCGTGTTCAGTTCGAACGCATGGTCGACGCCGGCGTGTTCGGGCCGGACGACCGTCTCGAGCTGCTCGACGGGGAGATCATCGATATGGCCCCACAAAAGAGCAGGCATGCCACCGCGGTCACGCTGGTCGGCGACATGTTGCGGGCCGCCTTCGGGACCGGCGTGACGGTGCGCATCCAGCTCCCGTTCTGCCTCGACGACCACTCCGAGCCCGAGCCCGATGTCGCCGTCGTGCCCGGCGACCCGCGCAGCTACCGCGACGCCCACCCATCCCAGGCGCTGCTCCTCTGCGAGGTTGCCGACTCGACTCTCGCCTACGACCACGGCAAGAAGCTCGCCGCCTACGCACGCGCCGGCATCCCCGAATACTGGATCCTCGACCTGGAGGCGGAGCGCCTGGAGGTCTTCCGCCGGCCCGATGCCGGTACCTACGCCGAGCGGACCGTGCACAGCAGCGCCGAGGCCATCGCGCCCCTCGCACGACCTACGCAGGGGCTACTCGTCAAGGAGATGCTCCCTTGA
- a CDS encoding gamma-glutamylcyclotransferase family protein has product MLCFAYGSNMSLARLRVRAPSAEFVAIGRLIAHRLAFHKVGWKDGSAKCDAQFTGSPDDEVLGVVYEIARVDKPRLDKAEGLGRGYDQKQVDIATERERLNVQIYFATAIDPFLKPYHWYKQHVLIGARENGLPSDYVARIAAVESIEDPAPRRRARELGIYA; this is encoded by the coding sequence ATGCTCTGTTTCGCCTATGGATCGAACATGTCCCTGGCACGCTTGAGGGTCAGGGCGCCCTCGGCCGAATTCGTCGCCATCGGTCGCCTGATTGCGCACAGGCTGGCATTCCACAAGGTCGGCTGGAAGGACGGCTCGGCGAAGTGCGATGCGCAATTCACGGGCAGTCCAGATGACGAAGTCCTCGGTGTCGTCTACGAAATCGCCAGAGTGGACAAGCCCCGGCTCGACAAGGCGGAAGGATTGGGAAGAGGGTACGACCAGAAGCAGGTCGACATCGCTACGGAACGGGAACGCCTGAACGTGCAAATCTATTTCGCGACGGCGATCGACCCGTTCCTCAAGCCCTATCACTGGTACAAGCAACACGTGCTGATCGGCGCCAGGGAGAACGGCCTGCCTTCGGACTATGTGGCCCGGATCGCGGCCGTCGAGTCGATAGAAGATCCGGCTCCGCGCAGAAGGGCGCGCGAGCTCGGCATCTATGCCTAA